Proteins from one Nicotiana tabacum cultivar K326 chromosome 23, ASM71507v2, whole genome shotgun sequence genomic window:
- the LOC107811033 gene encoding GATA transcription factor 9-like yields the protein METPEFFQASYYNSQFMPEKRFSDAKNGDHFVVEDLLDLPNDDGMVTDGTLDATVTGNSADSSVVDNSCNSSLSGSNHDPQLPVDNIIGCRNFPDGQFSSEFSVPYDDLAELEWLSNFVEESFSSNEMQKIQFIQGMKSRNDNETHQFIPDPNNNRASAATNPIFNPDMSVPAKARSKRSRMAPGNWASRLLVVSPNSPNNTPNSPMNTTTMQDMSSSSESGIISCSGKKTVKSSIPKIKKENTQHVPNNNMASNSEGRKCLHCATDKTPQWRTGPMGPKTLCNACGVRYKSGRLVPEYRPAASPTFVLTKHSNSHRKVLEIRRQKEIVRTQQHHQQQQFLPQNMMFDVSSADDYLIHQHIGPDFRQLI from the exons ATGGAAACACCTGAATTCTTCCAAGCAAGTTACTACAACTCCCAATTCATGCCTGAAAAGCGCTTTTCCGACGCCAAAAATGGTGACCATTTCGTTGTTGAGGACCTCTTGGACTTGCCTAACGACGATGGAATGGTCACTGATGGCACGTTGGACGCTACGGTCACCGGAAATTCCGCTGATTCTTCTGTTGTCGATAATTCATGCAATTCTTCATTGTCCGGAAGCAATCATGACCCACAATTACCTGTTGATAATATTATTGGCTGCCGGAATTTCCCCGACGGACAGTTCTCCAGTGAATTCTCCGTCCCG TATGACGATTTGGCTGAGTTGGAATGGCTTTCGAATTTTGTGGAAGAATCATTTTCAAGTAACGAGATGCAGAAAATACAGTTCATTCAAGGAATGAAATCCCGAAATGATAACGAGACTCACCAGTTCATTCCTGATCCCAATAATAACCGAGCATCAGCAGCAACTAACCCAATTTTCAATCCCGACATGTCCGTTCCAGCCAAGGCACGTAGCAAGCGATCGCGCATGGCTCCGGGCAATTGGGCGTCTCGCTTGCTAGTCGTGTCACCTAATTCTCCCAACAATACACCAAACTCgccaatgaatacaacaacaatgCAAGACATGTCATCTTCATCAGAGTCAGGGATCATATCGTGCTCTGGAAAGAAGACAGTGAAGTCGTCTATTCCGAAAATTAAGAAAGAGAATACTCAACATGTTCCAAATAATAATATGGCTAGCAATAGTGAAGGAAGGAAGTGTCTTCATTGTGCTACTGATAAGACACCACAATGGAGAACTGGACCAATGGGTCCAAAAACACTTTGCAATGCGTGTGGTGTAAGGTACAAGTCTGGACGTCTTGTCCCTGAATATCGACCTGCTGCTAGTCCAACTTTTGTGCTTACTAAGCACTCAAATTCTCATCGAAAAGTTCTTGAGATTCGGAGGCAAAAGGAAATTGTTCGGACTCAACAAcaccatcaacaacaacaattcctTCCTCAGAACATGATGTTTGATGTATCCAGTGCTGATGATTACTTGATTCATCAACATATTGGGCCAGATTTTCGGCAGCTAATTTAG